A portion of the Ricinus communis isolate WT05 ecotype wild-type chromosome 10, ASM1957865v1, whole genome shotgun sequence genome contains these proteins:
- the LOC8288376 gene encoding enolase has product MAITIVSVRARQIFDSRGNPTVEADIKLSDGHLARAAVPSGASTGIYEALELRDGGSDYLGKGVSKAVENVNSIIGPALIGKDPTEQTALDNFMVQELDGTVNEWGWCKQKLGANAILAVSLALCKAGAHVKGIPLYKHIANLAGNKNLVLPVPAFNVINGGSHAGNKLAMQEFMILPVGASSFKEAMKMGAEVYHHLKSVIKKKYGQDATNVGDEGGFAPNIQENKEGLELLKTAIAKAGYTGKVVIGMDVAASEFYGSDKTYDLNFKEENNDGSQKISGEALKDLYKSFASEYPIVSIEDPFDQDDWEHYSKLTSEIGEKVQIVGDDLLVTNPKRVEKAIQEKACNALLLKVNQIGSVTESIEAVRMSKRAGWGVMASHRSGETEDTFIADLSVGLATGQIKTGAPCRSERLAKYNQLLRIEEELGAEAVYAGAKFRTPVEPY; this is encoded by the exons ATGGCGATTACTATCGTCTCCGTCAGGGCTAGGCAGATCTTCGACAGCCGTGGTAATCCAACGGTCGAG GCTGATATAAAATTATCGGATGGTCACTTGGCTAGAGCCGCCGTTCCTAGTGGTGCATCCACTG GTATTTATGAGGCTCTTGAGTTAAGAGATGGAGGATCAGATTACTTAGGAAAAGGTGTTTCTAAG GCTGTTGAGAATGTTAATTCAATTATTGGCCCTGCATTGATTGGCAAG GACCCAACTGAGCAGACTGCTCTTGATAACTTTATGGTTCAAGAATTGGATGGAACTGTAAATGAGTGGGGTTGGTGCAAACAAAAG CTCGGAGCAAACGCCATCTTGGCTGTGTCTCTCGCTCTTTGCAAGGCTGGTGCTCATGTCAAGGGTATTCCCCTTTACAAg CACATTGCTAACCTTGCTGGTAACAAGAACTTGGTGTTGCCTGTCCCTGCTTTCAATGTCATTAATGGTGGATCACATGCTGGAAATAAACTTGCTATGCAG GAGTTCATGATTCTTCCTGTTGGAGCTTCTTCATTCAAGGAGGCCATGAAGATGGGTGCTGAAGTATACCATCACTTGAAG TCTGTGATAAAAAAGAAGTATGGTCAGGATGCAACCAATGTTGGTGATGAAGGTGGTTTTGCTCCTAACATTCag GAAAACAAGGAAGGACTGGAATTGCTCAAGACTGCCATCGCTAAAGCTGGTTACACAGGCAAA GTGGTTATTGGAATGGACGTTGCTGCTTCTGAATTTTATGGTTCAGATAAAACATATGATTTGAACTTCAAAGAAGAG AACAATGATGGTTCGCAGAAGATATCAGGTGAAGCTCTCAAGGACCTGTACAAGTCATTTGCATCTGAGTATCCCATTGTATCAATTGAAGATCCATTTGACCAAGATGACTGGGAGCACTACTCAAAGCTAACTAGTGAAATTGGAGAGAAAGTACAAATTGTAGGAGATGATCTTTTAGTCACCAATCCTAAG AGGGTGGAGAAGGCTATTCAAGAGAAGGCTTGCAATGCTCTTCTCCTCAAG GTTAATCAGATTGGATCTGTAACTGAGAGCATTGAAGCAGTGAGGATGTCCAAGCGAGCTGGATGGGGTGTGATGGCCAGTCACCGCAGTGGTGAAACTGAGGATACTTTCATTGCTGACTTGTCAGTGGGTTTGGCCACG GGTCAGATTAAGACTGGAGCGCCATGCAGGTCAGAGCGCCTTGCAAAATATAATCAG CTCCTGCGTATTGAGGAAGAGCTTGGTGCAGAAGCAGTTTATGCTGGAGCCAAATTCAGGACACCTGTTGAACCCTATTAG